In bacterium, the following are encoded in one genomic region:
- a CDS encoding SIMPL domain-containing protein (The SIMPL domain is named for its presence in mouse protein SIMPL (signalling molecule that associates with mouse pelle-like kinase). Bacterial member BP26, from Brucella, was shown to assemble into a channel-like structure, while YggE from E. coli has been associated with resistance to oxidative stress.) has product MNEKHIITAVVIGGLLYVGGQYVASQPQRIQKETEANREISVQGTGKVEAKPDIAQFSIGVTTGTQTSAGIATKILTDKFNAVLTAVKSQGVKADDIKTTNLSINPVYDWNNGKQTLKGFEASENIEIKIRDLNKVGDILAQSAVQGANQAGNLQFTIDDPEKLQTEAQKNAITDAQDKAKELTRTLGVGLGRVKTFSSSASSPDVYRTFSNATPLGAGAMEAKAPEVPTGTQEITANVTIVYELK; this is encoded by the coding sequence ATGAATGAAAAACACATCATCACAGCCGTAGTAATTGGCGGTCTTTTATATGTCGGAGGACAATACGTTGCATCGCAACCACAGCGTATCCAGAAAGAAACCGAAGCAAATCGAGAAATATCCGTGCAGGGTACAGGAAAAGTTGAAGCTAAACCGGATATCGCGCAATTTTCGATTGGTGTAACCACGGGCACGCAAACATCCGCCGGCATCGCCACAAAGATACTAACCGATAAATTTAATGCTGTGCTGACGGCGGTTAAAAGCCAAGGCGTAAAAGCGGATGACATCAAAACAACAAACCTATCAATTAATCCCGTTTATGATTGGAATAATGGCAAGCAAACATTGAAAGGTTTTGAAGCATCCGAAAATATCGAAATCAAGATTCGCGACCTTAATAAGGTCGGCGATATTCTTGCACAAAGTGCCGTTCAAGGCGCTAATCAAGCCGGTAATTTGCAGTTCACTATTGATGATCCGGAAAAACTTCAAACAGAAGCGCAGAAAAATGCGATTACCGACGCGCAAGACAAAGCCAAAGAACTAACCAGGACACTGGGAGTTGGATTAGGCCGAGTAAAAACTTTTTCCTCGTCAGCATCTTCACCAGACGTTTATCGCACTTTCAGCAACGCCACACCCCTCGGCGCCGGCGCAATGGAAGCCAAAGCTCCAGAAGTCCCAACCGGTACCCAGGAAATAACGGCTAACGTAACAATTGTTTACGAACTAAAATAG
- a CDS encoding glycosyltransferase: MSLKPLRVTFLATLPLNSSTIVGRTIPLALELKKRGHEVNLITLGKIMDAPESSLIPTTIAGPSFRDGAKKPNIFKLLLRYLAAKKGLRDAVQKQNPDLIVLVKAHPQNFSAIKKITTPIILDSDDDEGHSSRSNALERMWLNHINKKAATKSQLITACSPYLVEQYKKISLNKPIELIPTAIPESTQNESINLRRYFDLGADSQIILYLGSLAISSGHRVDQILNAWNELSIGNLKLHLILAGDGIDADKIRAQAKLLSNSNRIHFFGRFQSNNSEDFARQANLLIDPIDNSIANQAKSSSRTMLALKSGTPIITGDVGIRKLLLPESIHSWTLYDPNQPETLIKCIKYGLTDEAKRKFTQATDGLWKQWTRDTIGAKFSSLIEGLIK; the protein is encoded by the coding sequence ATGAGTTTAAAACCTTTGCGTGTTACTTTTCTCGCGACGCTGCCATTAAACAGCTCTACCATCGTCGGCCGCACAATCCCCCTCGCACTGGAACTTAAAAAAAGAGGACACGAAGTGAACCTCATCACACTCGGGAAAATAATGGATGCGCCGGAAAGCTCGCTTATCCCCACAACCATCGCCGGGCCGAGCTTTAGAGATGGAGCAAAAAAACCAAATATTTTTAAATTACTGTTGCGCTATTTAGCGGCAAAAAAAGGTTTGCGTGATGCTGTGCAAAAACAGAATCCGGATTTGATTGTTTTGGTAAAAGCGCATCCACAAAATTTTTCCGCCATTAAAAAAATCACCACGCCAATAATTCTTGACTCCGATGACGACGAAGGGCACTCATCGCGCAGTAATGCACTGGAACGAATGTGGCTCAACCACATCAACAAAAAAGCCGCCACAAAAAGTCAGTTAATAACCGCTTGCTCACCTTACCTGGTCGAACAATACAAAAAAATATCCCTCAACAAACCCATTGAATTAATTCCAACCGCTATTCCGGAATCCACACAGAATGAATCGATTAATTTGCGACGGTATTTTGACCTGGGCGCGGATTCGCAAATAATTTTATATTTAGGCAGCTTAGCAATTTCATCCGGTCATCGGGTTGATCAAATATTAAACGCCTGGAACGAACTATCGATCGGGAATCTAAAACTACATCTCATCTTGGCCGGTGACGGAATCGACGCCGATAAAATTCGTGCACAGGCAAAACTTCTAAGCAACAGCAATCGCATTCATTTTTTTGGTCGTTTCCAAAGCAACAACTCCGAAGATTTTGCGCGTCAGGCCAATCTACTGATTGATCCAATCGATAACTCCATTGCCAACCAGGCAAAATCATCGTCACGAACAATGTTGGCGCTAAAGTCCGGCACACCAATCATTACCGGCGACGTGGGCATCAGAAAACTTCTTTTGCCTGAATCCATTCACAGTTGGACACTTTATGACCCCAACCAACCGGAAACTCTGATAAAATGCATCAAATACGGTCTTACGGACGAAGCAAAGCGAAAATTCACCCAAGCCACCGATGGCCTCTGGAAACAGTGGACACGGGACACAATTGGCGCTAAGTTTAGCTCTCTTATAGAAGGACTCATCAAATGA